The following coding sequences lie in one Halorarum halophilum genomic window:
- a CDS encoding archaemetzincin family Zn-dependent metalloprotease, with amino-acid sequence MLVDIVPVGDVSAKEKREASAALRSVYDCEVSVHDEQAIPEGAYDRSRNQYRAEQFIELVSRVGDGAKNIGITPEDLYYRRRNYVFGLAYLNGNGSVISTYRLQTSSDGGISTKPSGEVFADRVRKEIVHEIGHTLGLEHCDNSKCVMSFSPTVREVDVKEENLCGTCSRSVR; translated from the coding sequence ATGCTCGTCGACATCGTGCCCGTCGGGGACGTCTCCGCGAAGGAGAAACGGGAGGCCTCGGCGGCGCTCCGCTCCGTGTACGACTGCGAGGTGTCCGTGCACGACGAGCAGGCGATTCCCGAGGGTGCGTACGACCGCAGTCGGAACCAGTACCGCGCGGAGCAGTTCATCGAACTCGTCTCCCGCGTCGGCGACGGAGCGAAGAACATCGGCATCACGCCGGAGGACCTCTACTACCGCCGGCGGAACTACGTATTCGGGTTGGCCTACCTCAACGGCAACGGCTCCGTCATCTCTACCTACCGCCTCCAGACGTCCTCTGACGGCGGCATCTCGACGAAGCCCTCCGGCGAGGTGTTCGCCGACCGCGTCCGCAAGGAGATCGTCCACGAGATCGGGCACACGCTCGGGCTCGAGCACTGCGACAACAGCAAGTGCGTGATGAGCTTCTCCCCCACGGTCCGCGAGGTCGACGTGAAGGAGGAGAACCTCTGTGGTACCTGCTCGCGGAGCGTCCGCTGA
- a CDS encoding GAF domain-containing sensor histidine kinase encodes MNSLAGDDAIASPERSVPLHELVLDASTSLMSAELDEVDAKLDWTLAVFSEALGADRSYVFQRTGDGFALTHGWRADGVVAPWRKRLHPEEFAWLHDRLDRFENVAVRTADLGDDEEATRRTFRETGVESMVAVPLVADWRFEGYLAFDTVEEPRRWTEEELSRLRTVGDVVAHSFARVDRESALRRQNERLETFASVVSHDLRNPLNVVTGSLDLIATDAADGNGEHLARAERAAGRMEDIIDRMLTLARQGADIGETESIPLATVAERAWSTVRTVDATIEIERESLGTVETDAERLREAFENLFRNAVEHGGDDVSVRVSPLDAAPGFFVADDGPGIPTDCRESLFEYGVSSERAGTGFGLAIVRRIVEAHGWKVGVADAADGGARIEVAYAQAPPEA; translated from the coding sequence ATGAACTCGTTGGCGGGGGACGACGCCATCGCGTCTCCGGAGCGGAGCGTGCCGCTCCACGAACTGGTCCTCGACGCGTCCACCTCGTTGATGAGCGCCGAACTGGACGAGGTCGACGCGAAACTCGACTGGACGCTCGCGGTGTTCAGCGAGGCGCTCGGGGCGGACCGGTCGTACGTGTTCCAGCGGACGGGCGACGGCTTCGCGCTCACGCACGGCTGGCGGGCGGACGGCGTGGTCGCCCCCTGGCGCAAGCGACTCCACCCGGAGGAGTTCGCGTGGCTCCACGACCGGCTGGATCGGTTCGAGAACGTCGCCGTCCGGACGGCCGACCTGGGGGACGACGAAGAGGCCACCCGGCGGACGTTCCGGGAGACGGGGGTCGAGTCGATGGTCGCGGTCCCGCTCGTCGCCGACTGGCGGTTCGAGGGGTACCTCGCGTTCGACACGGTCGAGGAGCCCCGGCGCTGGACCGAGGAGGAGCTGTCGCGCCTCCGAACCGTCGGCGACGTGGTGGCCCACTCGTTCGCGCGGGTGGACCGGGAGAGCGCGCTCCGCCGGCAGAACGAGCGGCTCGAGACGTTCGCGAGCGTCGTCTCGCACGACCTCCGGAACCCGCTCAACGTCGTCACCGGTTCGCTCGATCTCATCGCGACCGATGCGGCCGACGGGAACGGGGAGCACCTCGCCAGGGCGGAGCGGGCCGCGGGCAGGATGGAGGACATCATCGACCGGATGCTCACGCTCGCCCGGCAGGGCGCGGACATCGGTGAGACGGAGTCGATTCCGCTCGCGACCGTCGCCGAGCGGGCCTGGAGCACCGTCAGGACCGTCGACGCGACGATCGAGATCGAGAGGGAGTCGCTCGGCACCGTCGAGACCGACGCCGAGCGGCTCCGCGAGGCGTTCGAGAACCTGTTCCGGAACGCGGTCGAGCACGGGGGCGACGACGTCTCGGTTCGGGTCTCGCCGCTGGACGCGGCGCCGGGGTTCTTCGTCGCGGACGACGGTCCCGGAATCCCGACCGACTGCCGAGAGTCGCTGTTCGAGTACGGCGTCTCCTCCGAGCGCGCGGGGACCGGCTTCGGGCTCGCCATCGTCCGTCGGATCGTCGAGGCCCACGGCTGGAAGGTCGGCGTCGCGGACGCCGCAGACGGCGGCGCCCGCATCGAGGTTGCGTACGCACAGGCGCCGCCCGAGGCGTGA
- a CDS encoding ferritin-like domain-containing protein, producing the protein MSNDRVIELLRKAYGDEMETVMNYQANAIVLEGVSAEEIKESLSADIQEELGHAEQIGQRLRQLQARPPGSAEFTANQHSLQPPADSTDVLSVINGVLDAEEDAISTYKSLIDAAEEANDPVSEDLAVTVLADEEAHRAEFRGFKKEYGSD; encoded by the coding sequence ATGTCCAACGATCGCGTCATCGAACTGCTCCGGAAGGCGTACGGCGACGAGATGGAGACGGTGATGAACTACCAGGCGAACGCCATCGTCCTCGAGGGCGTGAGCGCCGAGGAGATCAAGGAGAGCCTCTCGGCGGACATCCAGGAGGAACTGGGGCACGCCGAGCAGATCGGCCAGCGCTTGCGCCAGTTGCAGGCCCGGCCGCCCGGGTCGGCGGAGTTCACGGCGAACCAGCACAGCCTCCAGCCGCCCGCGGACTCGACGGACGTGCTGTCGGTCATCAACGGCGTGCTCGACGCCGAGGAGGACGCCATCTCGACGTACAAGTCGCTCATCGACGCCGCCGAGGAGGCGAACGACCCCGTGAGCGAGGACCTCGCGGTGACGGTGCTCGCCGACGAGGAGGCCCACCGGGCGGAGTTCCGCGGCTTCAAGAAGGAGTACGGGAGCGATTAG
- a CDS encoding dodecin family protein, producing the protein MTVHKEVTITATSPESWEEAALSAVERTESSVEHIQWAVVQDQSIQLGSPEEPQFRTKVKIGFEVEE; encoded by the coding sequence ATGACCGTCCACAAGGAAGTCACCATCACGGCGACGAGTCCCGAATCGTGGGAGGAGGCGGCGCTGAGCGCCGTCGAGCGAACCGAGTCGAGCGTCGAACACATCCAGTGGGCCGTGGTACAGGATCAGTCGATCCAGCTCGGGTCGCCCGAGGAACCGCAGTTCAGGACGAAGGTGAAGATCGGGTTCGAAGTCGAGGAGTGA
- a CDS encoding ribosome biogenesis/translation initiation ATPase RLI, translating into MADDSIAVVDLDRCQPDRCNYECANFCPPNRTGKDCIVTRDEHYEENEPYDGAPDQVWISEEICLGETCGICVEKCPFDAIEIINLPSELENDPVHRYGDNAFALYGLPVPEAGSVTGILGPNGIGKSTAVKMLSGELTPNLGRHDEEANWDAVLDRFRGTELQNYVEKVIEGEVTVARKPQYVDQIPKQFDGNTRELLEVTDERGELDYLIERLNIAPVMDQDIDSISGGELQRVALAATLARDVDFYFLDEITPYLDIGQRMTAARLIRELAEDGERSMMVVEHDLAILDLLADTLHVTYGQPGAYGVVTDPKSVRNGINEYLKGYLDNENMRIRPNAITFEEHAPRESVSGRPLVEYPDLRKSYGEGEFSLEVDSGTIFESEVLGIVGPNGIGKSTLAKMFAGGLEPDEGELDFRLDIAYKPQYIDIDQPMRVDAFLASITDQFGSSYWDTEVARPLQLDPIMEQNLTDLSGGERQRVAIAACLSEDADLYVLDEPSAHLDVEQRVQATTAIRRYAENHDATVMVIDHDIYMVDLLADRLIVFDGEPAEHGHASPPQEMREGMNDFLADLDITFRRDERTGRPRINKPDSQLDREQKREGEYYYSV; encoded by the coding sequence ATGGCCGACGACAGCATCGCGGTCGTCGACCTCGACAGGTGCCAGCCCGACCGCTGCAACTACGAGTGCGCGAACTTCTGCCCGCCGAACCGCACGGGGAAGGACTGCATCGTCACCCGCGACGAGCACTACGAGGAGAACGAGCCCTACGACGGCGCGCCCGACCAGGTGTGGATCTCCGAGGAGATCTGCCTGGGCGAGACGTGCGGCATCTGCGTCGAGAAGTGCCCGTTCGACGCCATCGAGATCATCAACCTCCCCTCGGAACTGGAGAACGATCCGGTTCACCGCTACGGTGACAACGCGTTCGCGCTGTACGGCCTGCCGGTGCCGGAAGCCGGCTCGGTGACGGGCATCCTCGGCCCGAACGGCATCGGGAAGTCGACCGCCGTGAAGATGCTCTCCGGGGAGCTGACGCCGAACCTGGGCCGCCACGACGAGGAGGCGAACTGGGACGCCGTCCTCGACCGTTTCCGCGGGACGGAGCTCCAGAACTACGTCGAGAAGGTCATCGAGGGCGAGGTGACCGTCGCCCGCAAGCCCCAGTACGTCGACCAGATCCCGAAGCAGTTCGACGGCAACACCCGAGAGCTGCTGGAGGTGACCGACGAGCGGGGCGAACTGGACTACCTCATCGAGCGGCTGAACATCGCGCCGGTGATGGACCAGGACATCGACTCCATCTCCGGCGGGGAACTCCAGCGGGTCGCGCTCGCAGCGACGCTCGCGCGGGACGTGGACTTCTACTTCCTCGACGAGATCACGCCGTACCTCGACATCGGCCAGCGGATGACCGCCGCGCGCCTCATCCGGGAGCTGGCCGAGGACGGCGAGCGCTCGATGATGGTCGTCGAGCACGACCTGGCCATCCTCGACCTGCTGGCGGACACGCTCCACGTCACCTACGGTCAACCCGGGGCGTACGGCGTCGTCACCGACCCCAAGTCGGTCCGGAACGGCATCAACGAGTACCTCAAGGGGTACCTCGACAACGAGAACATGCGCATCCGGCCGAACGCCATCACGTTCGAGGAGCACGCGCCCCGCGAGTCCGTGTCGGGGCGGCCGCTCGTCGAGTACCCGGACCTCCGGAAGTCGTACGGCGAGGGCGAGTTCTCGCTCGAGGTGGACAGTGGGACGATCTTCGAGTCCGAGGTGCTGGGCATCGTCGGCCCCAACGGCATCGGGAAGTCGACGTTGGCGAAGATGTTTGCCGGGGGCCTCGAACCCGACGAGGGCGAACTGGACTTCCGGCTGGACATCGCCTACAAGCCCCAGTACATCGACATCGACCAGCCGATGCGCGTCGACGCGTTCCTCGCGTCCATCACCGACCAGTTCGGCTCCTCCTACTGGGACACCGAGGTCGCGCGCCCGCTCCAGCTCGACCCCATCATGGAGCAGAACCTGACTGACCTCTCCGGGGGCGAGCGCCAGCGCGTCGCCATCGCCGCCTGCCTCTCGGAGGACGCGGACCTCTACGTGCTCGACGAACCGTCGGCCCACCTCGACGTGGAACAGCGCGTGCAGGCCACGACGGCCATCCGGCGCTACGCCGAGAACCACGACGCGACGGTGATGGTCATCGACCACGACATCTACATGGTCGACCTCCTCGCGGACCGCCTGATAGTGTTCGACGGCGAGCCGGCCGAACACGGGCACGCCAGCCCGCCCCAGGAGATGCGCGAAGGGATGAACGACTTCCTCGCGGACCTGGACATCACGTTCCGGCGCGACGAGCGCACGGGCCGCCCCCGGATCAACAAGCCGGACTCGCAGCTCGATCGCGAACAGAAGCGCGAGGGCGAGTACTACTACTCGGTCTGA
- a CDS encoding EMC6-like membrane protein gives MSTETASGLSDHRRGVAVTTVACLAGIAAAFVSASVFGLSPETATETMPLLVLAAFLFVEYPLLKVLGVAVEDFGMKDNLYVGFMTFTLWFISYGVLLSTTLAESA, from the coding sequence ATGAGTACGGAAACCGCCTCCGGGCTGTCGGACCACAGGCGTGGGGTGGCGGTCACCACCGTCGCGTGTCTGGCGGGGATCGCCGCGGCGTTCGTCTCCGCGTCCGTCTTCGGGCTCTCGCCTGAGACGGCGACGGAGACGATGCCGCTGCTCGTCCTCGCCGCGTTCCTGTTCGTCGAGTACCCGCTGTTGAAGGTTCTCGGCGTCGCCGTGGAGGATTTCGGCATGAAGGACAACCTCTACGTCGGGTTCATGACGTTCACCCTCTGGTTCATCTCGTACGGCGTACTGCTGTCGACCACCCTCGCCGAGTCGGCCTGA
- a CDS encoding ArsR family transcriptional regulator yields the protein MVATEEESLDDLPPSAKLVFKVLEYNGPQTQKGIVQESMLSARTVRYALERLENIGIVDEDVYFADARQNLYQLNGPKTADADCGQEACTAE from the coding sequence ATGGTTGCTACGGAAGAGGAGAGTCTCGACGACCTGCCGCCCAGCGCCAAACTCGTGTTCAAGGTACTGGAGTACAACGGCCCCCAGACGCAGAAGGGCATCGTGCAGGAGTCGATGCTCTCGGCCCGCACGGTCCGGTACGCGCTCGAACGGCTGGAGAACATCGGCATCGTCGACGAGGACGTCTACTTCGCCGACGCGCGACAGAACCTCTACCAGCTCAACGGCCCGAAGACGGCTGACGCCGACTGCGGTCAGGAAGCCTGCACCGCCGAATAA
- a CDS encoding DUF402 domain-containing protein has product MRARVRGIYATALTGLLLEAEHEVVQASPPIRRRFDEELPTADHDVAVETTDDRQGVGVDGDTDAVESATHLLRDVGVDAFAWRDPAPRGAVFDGRVTETFGGGAVLDLGEAEGYLPFDDADGYVGEDDVFRVQVVEPRAPWADGRPKLATRIRAMAGLATLVPGRDGTRVAGGDDAAARELVGMTDLLGTDTPDGWGIEWSRDARDADMDALADALERATERARALDPVLDEPEGEPGRVAAPTDGAWVWFGRESRFALDAERRAVTETMPGHHRTKAASAAASAGVDFAEALCSFDGADADVDSGFPFSVVADQFGPVEGDSIGIGHGKPDGRLITLGRGEVTERSADGTVSVRREMSAGGTYDALDARREAGDVALTAFREGRWWYPTVYRDADGDRKGTYVNVCTPVEVFPETVRYVDLHVDVVKHGDGRVERVDDDELDAAVDAGQVSEPLAEKARSVATSVENAL; this is encoded by the coding sequence ATGAGGGCCCGCGTTCGCGGCATCTACGCGACCGCTCTGACGGGGCTACTGCTGGAGGCCGAACACGAGGTCGTCCAGGCGTCCCCGCCCATCCGCCGACGGTTCGACGAGGAGCTGCCGACGGCGGACCACGACGTCGCCGTCGAGACGACCGACGACAGGCAGGGCGTCGGCGTCGACGGCGACACGGACGCGGTGGAGTCCGCCACCCATCTCCTCCGTGACGTCGGCGTCGACGCGTTCGCGTGGCGCGACCCTGCACCGCGCGGCGCGGTGTTCGACGGCCGCGTGACCGAGACGTTCGGCGGCGGCGCCGTGCTCGACCTCGGCGAGGCCGAGGGATACCTCCCGTTCGACGACGCCGACGGCTACGTCGGCGAGGACGACGTCTTCCGGGTGCAGGTGGTCGAGCCGCGAGCGCCGTGGGCCGACGGCAGGCCGAAGCTGGCGACGCGAATCCGGGCGATGGCGGGGCTCGCGACGCTCGTACCCGGCCGCGACGGGACGCGGGTCGCCGGCGGCGACGACGCGGCCGCCCGCGAACTCGTCGGGATGACCGATCTCCTCGGGACCGACACGCCGGACGGCTGGGGAATCGAGTGGTCGCGCGACGCCCGCGACGCGGACATGGACGCGCTGGCCGACGCGCTCGAACGGGCGACCGAGCGCGCCCGGGCGCTGGACCCGGTGCTCGACGAACCCGAGGGCGAACCGGGACGGGTCGCCGCGCCGACCGACGGGGCGTGGGTCTGGTTCGGCCGCGAATCCAGGTTCGCCCTCGACGCGGAGCGGCGGGCCGTGACCGAGACGATGCCCGGCCACCACCGGACGAAGGCCGCCTCCGCGGCGGCCAGCGCGGGCGTCGACTTCGCGGAGGCGCTCTGCTCGTTCGACGGCGCGGACGCGGACGTCGACTCCGGGTTCCCGTTCTCGGTCGTGGCCGACCAGTTCGGACCCGTGGAGGGGGACTCGATCGGCATCGGCCACGGGAAGCCGGACGGCAGGCTCATCACCCTCGGCCGTGGCGAGGTGACCGAGCGATCGGCCGACGGAACCGTCTCGGTTCGACGGGAGATGAGCGCCGGCGGGACCTACGACGCGCTGGACGCCCGGCGCGAGGCAGGCGACGTCGCGCTCACGGCGTTCCGCGAGGGGCGGTGGTGGTACCCGACGGTGTACCGGGACGCCGACGGCGACCGGAAGGGAACCTACGTGAACGTCTGCACCCCAGTCGAGGTGTTCCCGGAGACCGTCCGCTACGTGGACCTCCACGTCGACGTTGTGAAGCACGGCGACGGGCGAGTCGAGCGCGTCGACGACGACGAACTCGACGCCGCCGTCGACGCCGGGCAGGTGTCGGAACCGCTGGCGGAGAAGGCACGGTCCGTGGCGACGTCGGTCGAGAACGCGCTCTGA
- a CDS encoding DUF7532 family protein yields MHFDPRTQAALREVGLDTDDLEEASDLVAEAVREDAAALEAFFADGGTYYSDMDVAHSDDSIQEHGVEYLDTYTHAADLRGYLRFDSWGVYVEGGRVLNDDVVELTLGATVHDRVRFARTTDALE; encoded by the coding sequence ATGCACTTCGACCCGCGCACGCAGGCCGCGCTCCGCGAGGTCGGCCTCGACACCGACGACCTCGAGGAGGCGTCGGACCTCGTCGCCGAGGCCGTCCGGGAGGACGCCGCGGCGCTCGAGGCGTTCTTCGCCGACGGCGGGACGTACTACTCCGACATGGACGTCGCCCACAGCGACGATTCGATCCAGGAGCACGGCGTCGAGTATCTGGACACGTACACACACGCCGCCGACCTCAGGGGGTACCTCCGGTTCGACTCGTGGGGCGTCTACGTCGAAGGGGGCCGCGTCCTGAACGACGACGTCGTGGAACTGACGCTCGGGGCGACCGTCCACGACCGGGTGCGGTTCGCCCGGACGACCGACGCGCTCGAATGA
- a CDS encoding PrsW family intramembrane metalloprotease → MTIKERTDPVEEADDGSADLYDIATWQERSSLDGLSVAIYRLLSASARWGLILLAFLLLVGIGGFSALTDPAIGVLTVLSAVPALGLAAYVYKSDITTNEPVTILVATFLLGVLTANFAAVLNSFARPAFEALGFLGTVLFFFLIVGPVEETVKLLAVRLYAYTDDSFDAVLDGAVYGAMAGLGFAFIENALYITQGIGVAPGELDLGLGLIGLGGGITATRALAGPGHVIYSAFAGYYLGLAKFNPEHRGPIVIKGLLIATAIHATYNSTVGIGAGLFGLLFQTLGIPTFGGLLAYFAYVILYDGFFGLLLFRKIRRYRVAYRSAHEGGRGEPTTSELAEFDS, encoded by the coding sequence ATGACGATCAAGGAGCGTACGGACCCGGTCGAGGAGGCCGACGACGGCTCCGCGGACCTGTACGACATCGCCACGTGGCAGGAGCGGAGCTCCCTGGACGGCCTCTCGGTCGCGATCTATCGGCTCCTCTCGGCGTCGGCTCGGTGGGGACTCATCCTCCTCGCCTTCCTGTTGCTCGTCGGGATCGGCGGGTTCTCGGCGCTCACCGACCCCGCCATCGGCGTCCTGACCGTGCTCTCTGCGGTCCCGGCGCTCGGACTGGCCGCGTACGTCTACAAGTCCGATATCACCACGAACGAGCCCGTGACGATACTCGTCGCGACGTTCCTGCTCGGGGTGCTCACCGCGAACTTCGCGGCGGTGCTCAACAGCTTCGCCCGGCCGGCGTTCGAGGCGCTTGGATTTCTCGGCACCGTGCTGTTCTTCTTCCTCATCGTCGGCCCCGTCGAGGAGACGGTGAAGCTGCTCGCCGTCCGACTGTACGCGTACACGGACGACAGCTTCGACGCGGTGCTCGACGGCGCCGTGTACGGCGCGATGGCGGGGCTCGGCTTCGCGTTCATCGAGAACGCGCTGTACATCACACAGGGGATCGGGGTCGCGCCTGGCGAACTCGACCTGGGGCTCGGCCTCATCGGACTCGGCGGCGGCATCACGGCGACCCGCGCGCTGGCGGGACCGGGCCACGTCATCTACTCGGCGTTCGCGGGTTACTACCTCGGACTGGCGAAGTTCAACCCGGAACACCGCGGCCCGATCGTCATCAAGGGGCTGCTCATCGCGACGGCGATCCACGCCACCTACAACTCGACGGTGGGGATCGGCGCGGGGCTGTTCGGACTGCTGTTCCAGACGCTCGGCATCCCGACGTTCGGCGGGCTGCTCGCCTACTTCGCGTACGTCATCCTGTACGACGGGTTCTTCGGGCTACTGCTGTTCCGGAAGATCCGGCGGTACCGGGTCGCCTACCGCAGTGCACACGAGGGGGGGAGGGGGGAGCCGACTACCTCCGAGCTGGCGGAGTTCGACTCCTGA
- a CDS encoding cell division protein SepF — MGIMSKILGGGGTHSSEDYVELDLNDFENARGGAGMQVHIAEIADQSDVIDIKDAVYDGDFVIADITRHSTSDRTVESIIDELRQVASEVDGDIVQKGDDQLILTPTGVTVSREKLNV, encoded by the coding sequence ATGGGCATCATGAGCAAGATCCTCGGCGGCGGGGGGACCCACAGCTCCGAGGACTACGTCGAACTCGACCTGAACGACTTCGAGAACGCCCGCGGCGGGGCCGGGATGCAGGTCCACATCGCCGAGATCGCCGACCAGAGCGACGTCATCGACATCAAGGACGCCGTCTACGACGGCGACTTCGTCATCGCGGACATCACCCGTCACTCGACCTCGGACCGCACGGTCGAGTCCATCATCGACGAACTCCGCCAGGTCGCGAGCGAGGTCGACGGCGACATCGTCCAGAAGGGCGACGACCAGCTCATCCTCACGCCGACCGGCGTGACCGTCTCCCGCGAGAAACTGAACGTCTGA
- a CDS encoding DUF1028 domain-containing protein — protein MTFSICVREEYTDEEGERQVRFGVAVTTRLPGVGTLCPFASESGAVATQSLVNVELGRKGVSYLDDGLAVEDALESLLNADEGRGQRQLHGVDAEGTFTFSGEECNDWYGHVEGENFTVAGNLLTGESVVDAVAAAYESDAYGEAPLAERLVDALEAGQEEGGDKREDLPVQSAALKVTTTEDREWEAYHDDLRVDASETPIADLRETFEEARRGQELVLARYDEEDGDDGDE, from the coding sequence ATGACGTTCAGCATCTGCGTGCGGGAGGAGTACACGGACGAGGAGGGGGAGCGGCAGGTCCGCTTCGGGGTGGCGGTGACGACGCGGCTCCCGGGCGTCGGCACGCTGTGCCCGTTCGCCTCGGAGAGCGGTGCGGTCGCGACCCAGTCGCTCGTGAACGTGGAACTCGGCCGGAAGGGCGTGAGCTACCTCGACGACGGGCTGGCGGTCGAGGACGCGCTCGAATCGCTGCTGAACGCGGACGAGGGGCGGGGCCAGCGCCAGCTTCACGGGGTCGACGCCGAGGGGACGTTCACGTTCTCGGGCGAGGAGTGCAACGACTGGTACGGACACGTCGAGGGAGAGAACTTCACCGTCGCCGGTAACCTCCTCACGGGCGAGTCCGTCGTCGACGCGGTGGCCGCGGCCTACGAGTCGGACGCGTACGGCGAGGCCCCGCTCGCCGAGCGCCTCGTCGACGCGCTGGAGGCGGGCCAGGAGGAGGGCGGCGACAAGCGCGAGGACCTCCCGGTCCAGTCGGCCGCGCTGAAGGTCACGACCACGGAGGACCGGGAGTGGGAGGCGTACCACGACGACCTCCGCGTGGACGCATCGGAGACGCCCATCGCCGACCTTCGTGAGACGTTCGAGGAGGCGAGGCGCGGCCAGGAACTCGTCCTGGCACGGTACGACGAGGAGGACGGGGACGACGGGGACGAGTGA
- a CDS encoding RNA-binding protein: protein MDVKSRHHLRSDAVSEIEDTLGDQLGIDLDADAFELVELTDSPFDLVLVDGDPDVLYYEDEPFVTVRGANEHPPERGVVTVDAGAISFVSDGADVMRPGITEADESISEGDLVVIAEETHGKALGVGRALVDGSEMVGDSGKVVKSLHHVGDDLYEFSI, encoded by the coding sequence ATGGACGTGAAATCCCGACACCACCTGCGGAGCGACGCCGTCTCGGAGATCGAGGACACGCTCGGGGACCAGCTGGGGATCGACCTCGATGCCGACGCGTTCGAGCTGGTCGAGCTGACCGACTCGCCGTTCGACCTCGTGCTGGTCGACGGCGATCCCGACGTCCTCTACTACGAGGACGAGCCGTTCGTCACGGTTCGCGGCGCGAACGAGCACCCGCCCGAGCGCGGCGTGGTGACCGTGGACGCGGGCGCCATCTCGTTCGTCTCGGACGGCGCCGACGTGATGCGCCCGGGCATCACCGAGGCCGACGAGAGCATCTCCGAGGGCGACCTCGTCGTCATCGCCGAGGAGACCCACGGGAAGGCGCTCGGGGTCGGGCGCGCGCTCGTGGACGGTTCGGAGATGGTCGGCGACTCGGGGAAGGTCGTGAAGTCGCTGCACCACGTCGGCGACGACCTGTACGAGTTCTCTATTTGA
- a CDS encoding DUF7562 family protein, which yields MWGARPNRDGQSVICIACGDSLSRRQAREYDKEGDRWDRQGKEFEYLCKSCHREQCHQPRGDLESLLLDLEAERDGHLDAEGFLRAYSDAVRERYGTVEPDAERDTDSGRD from the coding sequence ATGTGGGGCGCCCGGCCCAACCGGGACGGACAGTCGGTGATCTGTATCGCCTGTGGCGACTCCCTCTCGCGTCGACAGGCGCGCGAGTACGACAAGGAGGGCGATCGCTGGGACCGGCAGGGAAAGGAGTTCGAGTACCTCTGCAAGTCGTGTCACCGGGAGCAGTGCCACCAGCCGCGGGGCGACCTCGAATCGCTGCTGCTCGACCTGGAGGCCGAGCGGGACGGCCACCTCGACGCGGAGGGGTTCCTCCGCGCGTACAGCGACGCCGTTCGCGAGCGATACGGGACGGTGGAACCCGACGCCGAGCGTGACACCGACTCCGGGCGGGACTGA